A genomic window from Sulfurospirillum multivorans DSM 12446 includes:
- a CDS encoding high-potential iron-sulfur protein has translation MTHESKETIKSFDQTLPRRVFFKSVAFLSLLTFSTMPLYAKGTKEQFKYQSTPNNGQSCKGCMHFEAEKKQCKLVDGTINGEGWCTLYNAPQK, from the coding sequence ATGACACATGAATCTAAAGAAACGATCAAAAGTTTCGACCAAACGTTACCGCGTAGAGTGTTTTTTAAAAGTGTGGCTTTTTTGAGTTTACTGACATTCTCAACGATGCCACTGTATGCCAAAGGTACCAAAGAGCAATTTAAGTATCAATCCACACCTAACAATGGTCAGTCCTGTAAAGGGTGTATGCATTTTGAAGCTGAGAAGAAACAGTGTAAGCTTGTAGACGGAACAATCAACGGTGAAGGATGGTGTACATTATATAATGCGCCTCAAAAGTAG
- a CDS encoding EAL domain-containing protein, which yields MRKELKYELKYGRIHPLTELPDRQRFVNTLANSTANKLALLNVNGFWNFNHSFGYEVGDQILKTISQRLQRRFSGAVVFHLGADLFAILAGKEVALEHFLQNIESCLWYFGYSPIEVANERIYTPLRIGVAIGYDDLFLNAEFAIKQAKRIGKDLMVYDAAIPSLCTPQSTARADVEWERTIREGLKKGRFDVFAQSIEGGKIPKFECLVRLHHPDGRIISPYLFLEHAKRANLYGAITKIVIQKSFAFFADKHAEFSINLALSDILDQNRIDFLFEKMYEFNVAERLTVEVTEGEGIENHPEVISFLSSLKSQGVKIAIDDFGTGYSNFEYLVKLQADFIKIDGSLIKNIHKNAIHKAVVETMVTFAQKMRMQTVAEFVANEEIYLTCKELGIDYFQGYHFSEPKPFASLVLR from the coding sequence ATGCGAAAAGAGCTCAAGTACGAATTAAAATACGGCAGAATTCATCCCCTAACCGAACTGCCCGATCGTCAGCGCTTTGTCAACACCCTTGCAAACTCAACCGCCAATAAACTCGCTCTCCTCAATGTCAATGGCTTTTGGAACTTCAACCACTCCTTTGGCTACGAGGTCGGCGATCAAATCTTAAAAACCATCTCTCAAAGGCTGCAACGTCGCTTCTCAGGAGCCGTCGTTTTTCACTTGGGTGCCGATCTTTTTGCGATTCTTGCGGGAAAAGAGGTTGCGCTGGAGCACTTCTTGCAAAACATCGAATCATGCCTCTGGTATTTTGGTTACTCACCCATCGAAGTGGCGAATGAGCGCATCTACACACCGCTTCGCATCGGTGTTGCCATCGGGTATGACGACCTTTTTCTCAACGCTGAATTTGCAATCAAACAGGCTAAACGCATTGGTAAAGATTTGATGGTTTACGATGCTGCGATTCCTTCGTTGTGCACGCCCCAATCCACTGCAAGAGCCGATGTCGAGTGGGAACGGACGATTCGCGAAGGGCTGAAAAAAGGGCGTTTTGATGTCTTTGCGCAAAGTATCGAAGGGGGCAAAATCCCCAAGTTTGAGTGCTTGGTGCGTCTGCATCACCCCGATGGGCGCATTATCTCGCCGTATCTTTTTTTAGAGCATGCCAAACGTGCCAATCTCTATGGCGCGATCACCAAAATCGTCATCCAAAAATCGTTTGCTTTTTTTGCTGACAAACACGCCGAATTTTCGATCAACCTCGCACTCAGCGATATATTGGACCAAAATCGCATCGACTTTTTGTTTGAGAAAATGTATGAATTTAACGTAGCAGAACGCTTGACCGTTGAAGTCACCGAGGGCGAAGGCATCGAAAATCACCCCGAAGTCATCTCGTTTTTAAGCTCACTCAAAAGCCAAGGGGTCAAAATCGCCATCGATGATTTTGGAACAGGCTACTCGAACTTTGAATATCTGGTCAAACTCCAAGCCGATTTCATCAAGATCGATGGCAGTCTCATCAAAAATATCCACAAAAACGCCATCCACAAAGCCGTCGTCGAAACCATGGTCACCTTCGCACAAAAAATGCGCATGCAAACCGTCGCAGAATTCGTCGCAAACGAAGAGATATACCTTACATGTAAAGAGCTGGGAATTGACTATTTTCAAGGGTACCATTTCAGCGAACCTAAACCGTTTGCGAGTTTAGTGCTTCGGTAA
- a CDS encoding NADH:flavin oxidoreductase/NADH oxidase — translation MSLLLSPYEENGLSLKNRVVMAPMCMYKAESDGEVTPFHLVHYTTRAIGGVGLIIVEATAVEARGRISETDLGLWDDAQVPGHQQLVQLCHEYGAKMGIQLAHAGRKSICASSTPVAPSALAFSATNGYKLPHELSLEEMENVKKHFVQAALRATYAGYEFLELHAAHGYLLCEFLSPLSNQRTDKYGGSLENRCAFVLEVAQAILDATKDVPLFVRISADEWMEKGWSAEESIYLSKQLQSIGVAMIHVSAGGNNEAQKMPPLVPLYQAAYAKVIRESVEIPTIAVGLITTAVEGEKLLAGGFCDLVAYGRELLRNPNFVFFAAKEERKKALIEPSYLRAF, via the coding sequence ATGAGCCTACTGTTAAGCCCTTACGAAGAGAACGGACTCTCCCTTAAAAACCGCGTGGTGATGGCACCGATGTGCATGTATAAAGCCGAAAGTGATGGCGAAGTCACCCCGTTTCACCTCGTGCATTACACGACGCGCGCAATCGGAGGTGTGGGGTTGATTATTGTCGAGGCCACAGCGGTTGAAGCGCGTGGTCGCATCAGTGAGACCGACCTGGGTCTTTGGGATGATGCGCAAGTGCCAGGGCATCAACAGTTGGTTCAGTTGTGCCATGAATACGGTGCCAAAATGGGCATACAACTAGCACACGCAGGGCGTAAAAGTATCTGTGCTTCTTCCACACCTGTCGCTCCTAGTGCCCTTGCATTTAGTGCAACCAATGGCTACAAACTTCCGCATGAACTCAGCCTTGAAGAGATGGAGAACGTCAAAAAACACTTTGTGCAAGCTGCCCTTCGCGCGACGTATGCAGGGTATGAGTTCCTTGAACTGCACGCCGCACATGGTTATCTGTTGTGCGAATTTTTATCGCCTCTTTCCAACCAACGCACCGACAAATACGGTGGCAGTTTGGAAAACCGTTGTGCATTTGTCCTCGAAGTGGCGCAAGCGATCTTAGATGCGACCAAGGACGTGCCTCTGTTTGTGCGCATTAGTGCGGATGAATGGATGGAAAAAGGGTGGAGTGCTGAAGAGAGTATTTACCTTTCAAAACAGCTTCAAAGCATTGGTGTTGCGATGATTCACGTCTCAGCTGGTGGCAATAATGAAGCGCAGAAAATGCCTCCGCTTGTTCCCCTCTATCAAGCTGCTTACGCCAAAGTGATTCGTGAAAGTGTTGAAATTCCAACGATTGCCGTCGGGCTCATTACCACTGCCGTTGAAGGCGAAAAGCTATTAGCAGGTGGTTTTTGTGATTTGGTCGCGTACGGTAGAGAACTGCTTCGCAACCCCAATTTTGTCTTTTTCGCTGCCAAAGAAGAGAGGAAAAAAGCGCTGATTGAGCCTTCGTATTTAAGAGCCTTTTAG
- a CDS encoding efflux transporter outer membrane subunit — MTRSITLLSFVTILFLGGCSLKPELNVPQMEQPKSTQEALHVNKEWWKQFNDAKLNALVDEALLGSDDLKLSALKVLKARQTYGLNTANELPTLNANASNTRQKTSDEAYSTKNKGAEYSDFAMSGTLSYEIDFWGRLSNQSESSWSLYLATQAARETVRNTLIHDVISAYFNLASLQARMRVLEQTAQAYKENYEFRSKQQKAGTISDVLANQALAQYNNAKASQNSLMESFALQKSALAILVGKSPQALFEDSKLEATLPSALVIPQGVPSTLMENRPDIKESLENLKSKNALIGVEKAAYFPTISLTGSYGQQSDDLGNILKSSANRWSLGPSLSVPIFDFGRIKQRVSISETDLQSSLVSYEQTVKKAYKEVHDALAKENLAQSRLVFQQEELKAYQKVLDLSTKRFNQGVANQLEVLDAQKGVLSSTLSVIATQQALLTDQAELFKALGGGWNEAELLHVN; from the coding sequence ATGACTCGTAGCATTACCCTTTTATCCTTTGTCACCATCCTTTTTTTGGGTGGATGTTCGCTCAAGCCTGAGCTTAATGTTCCGCAAATGGAGCAACCCAAAAGTACCCAAGAAGCTTTACATGTAAACAAAGAGTGGTGGAAGCAATTTAACGATGCCAAGCTCAATGCCCTCGTGGATGAAGCACTCCTTGGCAGTGATGATCTAAAGCTTTCAGCGCTCAAAGTGCTTAAAGCGCGCCAAACGTATGGACTGAACACGGCTAATGAACTCCCAACGCTCAATGCTAATGCCAGTAACACGCGTCAAAAAACCAGCGATGAGGCGTATTCAACGAAAAACAAGGGAGCGGAGTATTCCGATTTTGCTATGAGTGGCACGCTCTCTTATGAGATCGACTTTTGGGGACGCCTTTCTAATCAGAGTGAATCCAGCTGGTCGCTCTACTTAGCCACGCAAGCCGCGCGTGAGACGGTTCGCAATACCCTCATCCACGATGTGATCAGCGCTTACTTTAACCTAGCCTCCCTGCAAGCGCGAATGCGTGTGTTAGAACAAACCGCCCAAGCCTATAAAGAGAATTATGAGTTTCGCTCCAAACAGCAAAAAGCAGGCACGATCAGCGACGTCTTAGCCAACCAAGCTTTAGCACAGTACAACAATGCCAAAGCCTCTCAAAATAGCTTGATGGAGAGTTTTGCGCTGCAAAAAAGTGCTTTAGCTATCTTGGTCGGCAAAAGCCCGCAAGCACTTTTTGAGGATTCCAAACTGGAAGCAACTCTTCCTAGCGCATTGGTCATTCCACAAGGAGTCCCTTCCACACTCATGGAAAATCGCCCTGATATTAAAGAGTCACTGGAGAATCTCAAAAGTAAAAATGCGCTCATTGGGGTTGAAAAAGCCGCTTATTTCCCGACGATTAGCCTAACAGGCAGTTACGGTCAACAAAGCGATGATCTAGGCAACATCCTCAAATCCAGTGCGAATCGTTGGAGCTTGGGACCAAGCCTTAGCGTGCCGATTTTTGATTTTGGGCGTATCAAACAGCGTGTCTCCATCTCTGAAACCGATTTGCAATCGTCTTTAGTAAGCTACGAGCAAACCGTGAAAAAAGCGTATAAAGAGGTGCATGACGCCCTTGCAAAAGAGAATCTAGCCCAAAGCCGCCTTGTCTTTCAACAAGAAGAGCTCAAAGCCTACCAAAAAGTGTTAGACCTCTCGACCAAACGTTTCAATCAAGGCGTTGCGAACCAACTTGAAGTCTTAGACGCACAAAAAGGGGTGCTCAGTAGCACGCTTAGTGTCATCGCAACCCAGCAAGCTCTTTTGACCGACCAAGCCGAACTCTTTAAAGCCCTCGGCGGCGGTTGGAATGAAGCTGAACTTTTACATGTAAACTAA
- a CDS encoding efflux RND transporter permease subunit: MSTTGGFEMFVQDRTGGNIQVLDGYVKEILAKAAERKELSAMRSTINTNVPQFLINVDTEKAKSLGVDTADIFTTIQATFGNTYTNDFNLFGRTYHVNVQSDSTFREGTENYNDVFVKSSEGRLIPISSLASIKRIVGPSIVQKFNMFQAAQISGQPSPGYSSGDALRIIEEVAKSVLPNGYTIAWSGTSYQEKLLEKSGNTAFIYAIIFVFLILAALYESWTIPFAIVLAVPFALLGAALAVYFRDLQNDIYFQVGLVTLVGLSSKNAILMVEFAMQKLHDGYSLIDATIEGARIRFRPIVMTSFAFIAGTLPLALSTGAGANSRHIIGTTVVGGMITLTLIGTFFVPLFFYLIMKTKEKFTKKGVVHDS; this comes from the coding sequence ATGAGTACCACAGGTGGCTTTGAGATGTTTGTGCAAGATCGAACGGGCGGGAACATTCAAGTGCTTGATGGTTATGTAAAAGAGATCCTCGCTAAAGCGGCGGAACGAAAAGAGCTCTCTGCGATGCGTTCGACCATCAACACCAATGTGCCGCAATTTCTCATCAACGTTGACACCGAAAAAGCGAAATCGCTGGGTGTCGATACTGCGGACATCTTTACTACCATTCAAGCGACTTTTGGCAATACTTACACCAACGACTTTAACCTCTTTGGGCGAACGTATCATGTCAATGTTCAAAGTGACAGCACCTTTAGAGAAGGGACGGAAAATTACAACGATGTTTTTGTCAAATCCAGCGAAGGAAGGCTCATCCCGATCAGCTCCCTTGCGAGTATTAAGCGCATCGTTGGCCCTTCGATTGTTCAAAAGTTCAACATGTTCCAAGCCGCGCAAATTTCAGGTCAGCCAAGTCCTGGCTACAGTTCAGGTGACGCGCTTCGCATCATCGAAGAGGTCGCAAAAAGTGTGCTTCCAAACGGCTACACCATCGCTTGGTCAGGTACGTCGTACCAAGAAAAATTGCTTGAAAAAAGTGGCAATACCGCTTTCATCTATGCGATCATCTTTGTTTTCTTGATCTTGGCGGCACTGTATGAGAGCTGGACGATTCCATTTGCAATCGTTTTAGCCGTTCCATTCGCACTTTTGGGCGCGGCACTCGCGGTTTATTTTAGAGATTTGCAAAATGACATCTACTTCCAAGTGGGGCTTGTAACACTTGTGGGGCTTTCGTCCAAAAACGCGATTTTGATGGTGGAATTTGCGATGCAAAAGCTTCATGATGGCTACAGTTTGATCGATGCTACGATTGAGGGGGCGCGCATTCGTTTCCGACCAATCGTTATGACCTCATTTGCGTTTATCGCAGGAACCTTGCCACTGGCTCTCAGTACAGGAGCGGGTGCCAATAGCCGTCATATCATCGGAACAACAGTTGTGGGTGGTATGATTACATTGACGTTGATCGGTACGTTTTTTGTACCGCTCTTTTTCTACCTCATTATGAAAACGAAAGAAAAGTTTACCAAAAAAGGAGTCGTTCATGACTCGTAG
- a CDS encoding efflux RND transporter permease subunit: MFSKFFINRPIFATVVSIVIILAGVIAIKSLPIQEYPSIAPPQIIVSATYPGADAQTIATTVAAPLEEEINGVPNMLYMTTTASPSGNVSINVYFQIGSDVAQAKVDVNNRVQIATNKLPEAVRKQGVSTRERSPDILKVLTLTSKDNSHDTTFISNYALVNIVDDLKRIPGIGDVTIFGNKNYAIRVWIKPDKLSTYDLTTAEVINAIKSQNEQYAAGQIGQEPMAKQPTYTYTVKTDGRLKNASEFEKIIIKSNSDGSSLKLGDVANVELGVESYYFSGIFNNKPMIPIGIFLASGANALEVSDLLEQKLAEISPNFPSDLEIDTAYDPTIFVRESIHEVIFTLILSIALVVGIIYLFLGNLRATFIPVLAIPVSIIGTFAGFYIAGFSINLLTLFGLTLAIGLVVDDAIVVIENVERILREEEELSVKDATIKAMKEITSPVIAIVMVLCAVFVPAAFMGGFSGTMYKQFAMTVIISVTISGIVALTLTPALCALLLRKHESAPFWLIQKFNDFFEVGTQLFSTGVRKTIRFGVMNIAIFGILIAAIFLITARIPTGLVPNEDKGMILIINNLMPGASLDRTQKVSQQVSDFAFTNPDVIRVGAMSGLDFIINAYKTDSGISFIRLRPWDERPNADQTSQAIAGKMMGGLSQNKEAFLIAVTPPPIMV; this comes from the coding sequence ATGTTTTCGAAGTTTTTTATCAACCGCCCTATTTTTGCAACCGTTGTGTCGATTGTGATTATTTTGGCGGGTGTCATTGCGATCAAATCGCTGCCTATTCAAGAGTATCCTAGCATCGCACCTCCGCAGATCATCGTCTCTGCAACCTATCCAGGTGCGGATGCGCAAACCATTGCAACGACGGTGGCCGCACCTTTGGAAGAGGAGATCAATGGTGTGCCCAATATGCTCTACATGACCACCACCGCCTCTCCCAGTGGTAATGTAAGCATCAACGTCTATTTTCAAATTGGATCGGATGTCGCACAAGCCAAAGTCGATGTGAATAACCGTGTGCAAATCGCCACCAACAAACTCCCCGAAGCAGTGCGCAAGCAAGGTGTTTCCACCAGAGAGCGCTCTCCTGACATCCTCAAAGTTTTAACACTTACCTCCAAAGACAATTCGCACGATACAACGTTTATCTCCAATTACGCGCTTGTCAACATCGTGGATGATCTTAAGCGCATCCCCGGCATCGGTGATGTGACCATTTTTGGAAATAAAAACTACGCAATTCGCGTCTGGATCAAGCCTGATAAATTATCAACCTACGATCTAACCACCGCGGAAGTGATCAATGCGATCAAAAGCCAAAATGAGCAGTACGCCGCAGGTCAAATCGGACAAGAGCCGATGGCAAAACAACCCACCTATACCTACACGGTGAAAACCGATGGCAGACTTAAAAATGCCAGCGAATTTGAGAAAATCATCATCAAATCCAACAGCGATGGCTCCTCTTTAAAACTAGGAGATGTTGCCAACGTCGAACTGGGCGTTGAGTCGTACTATTTTAGCGGTATTTTTAACAACAAACCGATGATCCCTATTGGTATTTTCTTAGCCTCAGGCGCCAATGCACTGGAAGTTTCTGATCTTTTAGAGCAAAAATTGGCGGAGATTTCACCCAACTTCCCGAGCGATCTTGAAATTGACACGGCGTATGATCCGACCATTTTCGTACGCGAATCGATCCACGAAGTGATCTTTACGTTGATCCTCTCTATTGCGCTTGTTGTGGGTATTATCTACCTCTTTTTGGGCAATTTGCGCGCGACGTTTATTCCCGTTCTTGCCATTCCTGTCTCCATCATTGGAACCTTTGCAGGCTTTTATATTGCGGGTTTTTCGATCAACCTGCTAACCCTCTTTGGTTTGACCCTAGCCATTGGTCTGGTCGTTGATGATGCGATTGTCGTCATTGAGAACGTTGAGCGTATTTTGCGGGAAGAAGAAGAGCTCAGTGTCAAAGATGCGACGATTAAGGCGATGAAAGAGATCACCAGTCCTGTTATCGCCATCGTGATGGTTTTATGTGCGGTCTTCGTTCCCGCTGCGTTTATGGGTGGTTTTAGCGGTACGATGTACAAGCAATTTGCGATGACCGTCATCATCTCCGTTACCATCTCAGGTATCGTGGCATTGACCTTAACGCCAGCGCTTTGTGCCCTGCTTTTGCGTAAACATGAGAGTGCACCGTTTTGGCTTATTCAAAAATTTAACGACTTTTTTGAAGTGGGAACGCAACTTTTCTCAACCGGAGTGCGCAAAACGATTCGCTTTGGTGTCATGAACATTGCGATTTTTGGTATCCTCATTGCTGCGATTTTCCTTATCACCGCACGTATTCCTACAGGTTTGGTTCCGAACGAAGACAAAGGTATGATCCTTATCATCAACAACCTTATGCCAGGTGCTTCACTGGATCGAACGCAAAAGGTCAGCCAACAAGTCAGTGACTTTGCCTTTACCAACCCAGATGTCATTCGTGTGGGAGCGATGTCGGGGCTTGATTTTATTATCAATGCGTATAAAACCGATTCGGGTATTAGCTTTATTCGTCTTCGTCCTTGGGATGAAAGACCCAACGCAGATCAAACTTCGCAAGCGATTGCGGGTAAAATGATGGGTGGTCTGTCTCAAAATAAAGAGGCATTTTTGATCGCCGTAACACCACCACCGATTATGGTATGA
- a CDS encoding efflux RND transporter periplasmic adaptor subunit has protein sequence MFLLNKKIFLLVTCLALGTQSYAEEAKKQPSPATTNAPAPAVDVYKITAAKEEALSLQYPGKTISSQSVTIKARTNGILMKKFFNEGDFVKEGDVLYKIEPDSYEAALNLAKANVNSLDVQLQKASKDWDRIKALYESGASSEQEKDSAYWTYEGAKASLASAKASLQTASINLDRTTIKATMSGMTGLKQVDVGALVTDGTALVDITQITPLHVEFSIPDIDVMKQKYNIKNGKWSNPAEGKLKASLQIGDAKFKEMGVIDFLDSSLNAKTGSLKARATFKNEGKELLPNQFVKVNLVGLTRNNVIKVPQKAVLQNPLGTVVFVVEEGKAVVKPVKMGEASENDYVIESGLKEGDVVIVNNFFRIKAGAPVKVDKVINEEAK, from the coding sequence ATGTTTTTACTCAATAAGAAGATCTTTCTTTTGGTCACGTGCCTTGCTCTTGGCACTCAAAGTTATGCGGAAGAGGCAAAAAAACAGCCTTCCCCTGCCACTACAAATGCGCCTGCTCCTGCTGTGGATGTCTACAAAATCACTGCGGCAAAAGAAGAGGCACTGAGCTTGCAATACCCTGGTAAAACCATCAGTTCGCAAAGTGTGACGATCAAAGCACGTACCAATGGTATTTTGATGAAGAAATTCTTCAACGAAGGTGATTTTGTCAAAGAGGGCGATGTACTCTATAAAATCGAGCCAGATAGCTATGAAGCAGCGCTCAATCTTGCCAAAGCCAACGTGAATTCTCTGGATGTTCAACTGCAAAAAGCGTCTAAAGATTGGGATCGAATCAAAGCCCTTTATGAATCAGGTGCTTCGAGTGAGCAAGAAAAAGACAGTGCGTATTGGACCTATGAAGGGGCCAAAGCGAGTCTTGCGAGTGCTAAAGCATCCTTGCAAACGGCGAGCATTAATTTAGATCGTACCACCATTAAAGCCACAATGAGCGGTATGACAGGACTGAAGCAAGTCGATGTAGGAGCCCTTGTCACCGATGGCACGGCGTTAGTTGACATCACGCAAATCACCCCTTTACATGTAGAGTTTTCCATCCCCGACATTGATGTGATGAAGCAAAAATACAACATCAAAAATGGCAAATGGTCCAACCCCGCAGAGGGTAAACTCAAAGCCTCTTTACAGATTGGCGATGCAAAATTTAAAGAGATGGGTGTCATAGACTTTTTAGACAGCTCACTCAATGCCAAAACTGGCTCACTCAAAGCGCGAGCGACGTTTAAAAACGAAGGCAAAGAGCTGCTTCCAAACCAATTTGTCAAGGTCAATCTTGTGGGCTTAACCCGCAACAACGTCATCAAAGTGCCACAAAAAGCGGTGCTTCAAAACCCACTTGGCACCGTTGTCTTTGTTGTTGAAGAGGGCAAAGCAGTGGTTAAACCTGTAAAAATGGGCGAAGCAAGTGAGAATGACTACGTGATAGAAAGCGGTCTTAAAGAGGGCGATGTGGTCATCGTCAATAACTTCTTTAGAATCAAAGCGGGAGCACCTGTGAAGGTGGATAAAGTGATCAACGAAGAGGCAAAATAA
- a CDS encoding PAS domain-containing protein produces the protein MQTVGDEILLDETSLLVSETDAKGNIVYADETFVKFSEYSLEELIGKPHNMIRHPDMPKATFKELWESLKQGNVWQGFVKNRTKSGKFYWVYATIFPFGKEHYLSVRKMASKDEVEKYTQLYAIMRASERQK, from the coding sequence ATGCAAACCGTAGGTGATGAGATTTTGCTGGATGAAACCTCTTTGTTGGTCTCCGAAACAGATGCGAAGGGAAATATTGTGTATGCGGATGAAACCTTTGTCAAATTTTCTGAGTATAGCTTGGAAGAGCTCATTGGAAAACCCCACAATATGATTCGCCATCCCGATATGCCCAAAGCGACCTTTAAAGAGCTTTGGGAGAGTCTGAAACAAGGCAATGTTTGGCAAGGATTTGTCAAAAACCGTACAAAAAGCGGTAAATTTTACTGGGTTTACGCCACCATCTTTCCTTTTGGTAAAGAGCATTACCTCTCTGTACGAAAAATGGCAAGCAAAGATGAGGTCGAAAAATACACCCAACTTTACGCCATCATGCGCGCAAGTGAGAGGCAAAAATGA
- a CDS encoding cache domain-containing protein, which yields MRQLSIQFKVTLLLVISLVLTAVISTVVVVVLMQKEADERLEGIRAIMAREKVEALSDKVKIAHHVVNSFYEALQKEPEKEAPEVLKAYQEKAKMAVKQLRFGEDGYFWINDFAPKMVMHPIKPALDGSDLSRSKDPAGKFLFNEMVDVASKKGKGVVNYQWEKPGFNTPQAKISFVEAFKPWGWIIGTGVYADDIDALVEKEKQKLDEALLEMVVRNSLILLAVVIVFSLFSRYLSQKLIGRRMADLKRYVEDFGLYVTNKKNVIDFQLEDASTDEIGSTIRVIDKTFKDFEKLRLDDVRVVGEVLIICSKMSKGYMENKTSYVSSNFLTNRLSYEIDGMIAKVNEVMDATLVSLKNFQNGDFSQPISIQTHGELQELVEGVNALGSALSSMISENAEQSAKLHENAKHLADSVATIKNEPLSDLNRIVKKTTMSMQEMGSIQQHLADTLSTLTHNAKEANDILNMIGDIADQTNLLALNAAIEAARAGDHGRGFAVVADNIRELADKTSHSLTQIQATIGVIVGGIVDSSAKMSHNAKEMNSLTKDVEEIEEKTGDILNIMSKLG from the coding sequence ATGAGACAGTTAAGCATTCAATTTAAAGTAACCTTGTTGCTGGTGATCTCGTTGGTGCTCACAGCGGTGATCTCGACCGTGGTTGTGGTCGTTTTGATGCAAAAAGAGGCCGATGAACGCTTGGAGGGGATTCGCGCGATCATGGCACGTGAAAAAGTAGAAGCGCTCTCCGACAAGGTCAAAATTGCGCATCATGTGGTCAATTCATTTTACGAGGCACTGCAAAAAGAGCCTGAAAAAGAGGCACCAGAGGTTCTTAAAGCGTATCAAGAAAAAGCCAAAATGGCCGTTAAACAGCTTCGTTTTGGCGAAGATGGCTACTTTTGGATTAACGATTTTGCTCCTAAGATGGTCATGCACCCGATTAAACCAGCCTTAGATGGTTCTGACTTGAGCCGATCAAAAGATCCTGCGGGTAAGTTTTTATTTAACGAGATGGTGGATGTGGCTTCCAAAAAGGGAAAAGGCGTGGTGAATTATCAGTGGGAAAAACCAGGCTTTAACACGCCTCAAGCAAAAATCTCTTTTGTCGAAGCCTTTAAGCCATGGGGTTGGATCATTGGAACGGGTGTGTATGCCGATGATATTGATGCTTTAGTTGAAAAAGAGAAGCAAAAACTGGATGAGGCACTTTTGGAGATGGTGGTGCGCAACAGCCTGATTCTTTTGGCGGTCGTCATTGTCTTTTCTCTCTTTTCACGCTATTTGAGTCAAAAACTCATTGGTCGTCGTATGGCGGATTTGAAGCGTTATGTGGAGGATTTTGGGCTTTATGTGACCAATAAAAAGAATGTGATCGATTTCCAGTTGGAAGATGCGTCGACGGATGAGATAGGTTCAACCATTCGCGTGATCGATAAGACGTTTAAAGATTTTGAAAAGCTTCGTTTGGATGATGTGCGTGTCGTGGGCGAAGTGCTCATCATCTGCTCTAAAATGTCCAAAGGCTACATGGAGAACAAAACTTCGTATGTCTCATCAAACTTTTTGACCAATCGCCTCTCGTACGAGATCGATGGGATGATCGCCAAAGTCAATGAAGTGATGGATGCAACACTGGTCTCTTTGAAAAATTTCCAAAACGGGGATTTTAGCCAGCCGATTTCCATTCAAACCCATGGTGAGCTTCAAGAGTTGGTCGAAGGGGTGAATGCGCTAGGAAGTGCGCTCTCTTCAATGATCAGTGAAAATGCTGAACAGAGTGCAAAGCTGCATGAAAATGCTAAGCACCTCGCCGATTCGGTTGCGACCATCAAAAATGAACCTTTGAGTGATCTCAATCGTATTGTGAAAAAAACGACCATGTCGATGCAAGAGATGGGCTCGATTCAGCAACATCTTGCCGATACATTAAGCACGCTAACTCACAACGCGAAAGAGGCGAATGATATTTTAAATATGATTGGCGATATTGCCGATCAGACCAATTTGCTGGCACTCAATGCTGCCATCGAAGCGGCGCGTGCAGGCGATCACGGGCGTGGATTTGCCGTTGTTGCCGATAATATTCGCGAACTTGCCGATAAAACCAGCCACTCTCTGACGCAAATCCAAGCAACCATTGGGGTTATCGTGGGCGGCATCGTCGATAGCTCGGCTAAAATGAGTCACAACGCCAAAGAGATGAACAGTCTCACCAAAGATGTTGAAGAGATCGAAGAAAAGACCGGCGACATCTTAAACATCATGAGTAAATTGGGTTAA